The stretch of DNA CGACACCGCCAGCCGCCTCCGTCACAATTTCGGCATGGGCAAGCCCGAGGGCTACCGGAAAGCGATCCGCCTGGTCGAACTCGCGGACCGATTCGGGCTGCCGATCGTGACGTTGGTCGACACGTCGGGCGCGTTCCCCGGCATTCAGGCCGAAGAGCGCGGTCAGGCCGAGGCGATCGCGCGCTCGACCGAGGCCTGCCTCAACGCCGGTGTGCCGATCGTCTCGGCGATCGTCGGCGAGGGCGGTTCGGGCGGCGCGGTCGCGCTGGCGGCGGGCAACCGCGTGCTGATGTTCGAACACGCGATCTATTCGGTGATCAGCCCCGAAGGCTGCGCCTCGATCCTGTGGCGCACCGCCGACAAGGCACCCGAGGCCGCCGAAGCGATGCGCATCACCGCGCAGGACCTGAAGGCGTTCGGCGTCATCGACGATATCGTCCCCGAGCCCTTGGGTGGCGCGCACCGCGACCGTACAGCGGCGATCGATGCGCTTGGCTCCGCCCTGACGTCCGCCCTGAACGATCTGGCGACGCTGGCCCCCGTCGAGCTGCGCAAGGACCGCCAGGCCAAGTTCCTCAAGATGGGGCGTCTCTGATCGCTTTGCACTGATCCGCGGATAGGAAAAAGGCGGCGGAACCGAGGTTCCGCCGCCTTTTTCGTAGCGATATCCGGTGGAGGGACGGTCCGCGAACGGAGCGTCCCTCGGCATCGGTTATTAGCTGGCTACCGACGAGTTCAGCTTGCCCGAGACGTTGGTGAACGTCTTGTTGAGGCTCGTACCAAGGCCCTGCATCGCAGCAATCGCGGCGACGGCGATCAGCGCGGCGATCAGGCCGTATTCGATTGCGGTCGCGCCCTTGCTGTCCTTGAAAAACTTGCGGATCGTCGTCATTCCGGTCTCCATCATTTCGATTACTTCAGTGTCACCCGGCTGCACCGGACGGGCCGGATCAGCGACCCGAGAGATACAAGTGGTTGGTTGAGAAAGGTTTAAGGTGGCGGACGATTCTCTTCGAGATCACCGGGCGGCCGTTACCTTGGTCTCGATGCTGGTCCACAGACCCGTCGTCGCACGCCCGAGCGTCGCCAGGCCGACGATCATCGCGATCACCACGAAAGCCACGATCATCCCGTATTCGACCGCAGTCGCCCCCTTCCTGTCGCGCACCGCGCGCGCGATCGTTCGGATGACGGGAGTCGTCGCGGGAGATATGAAATCCATGACCGCGGATCTACTTTTGGGGAATTAAGGAATGACCAACGATCTGGCGAAAGCGACAAGCGCGCCCGCGCCGACCGCCGCCGCGCACCTCCTGCCCGTGGTTGCGGCAGCACTCGTCGATATCGAGGGCAGGGTGCTTCTTCAGCAGCGTCCGGAAGGCAAATCGCTTGCCGGGCTCTGGGAGTTTCCGGGCGGCAAGGTCGAGCCGGGTGAAACCCCGGAGGCGGCGCTGATCCGCGAACTCGAAGAGGAGCTGGCGATCGCGGTGCCCCATGCCTGCCTGGCGCCGGCCGCATTCGCCAGTGCGCCGCTCGGCGACCGGCATCTGCTGCTGCTGCTCTACATCACGCGAAAGTGGAGCGGCGTGCCGCGCGCGATCGAGGCGACCGCGCTGCGATGGGTGCGGCCCGCGGACATGCATGCCCTGCCGATGCCGCCCGCCGATCCCCCGTTGATAGGCCTGCTCGACGCGCTGATCTGATCGATACCGTCGCCAGTCTCTATGCGGCGCGATTCGCACGGGAAAATGCGCCCGTTACGTCGGTTCGTTGGTTGGTCTGAAGGTATGTCGGCACGCCATCAACCTTTGGCTCGTCACCAAGGCGGGTCGGCATACTCCGTGTTCAAAAATCGCTTGATCCCGGCCGCGTGCAGGCGCATGGAATTCGGGCTGGCTACGTCCCAAGACCGTATCCAGCCCCGGACTGCGGCTCGCACGCGTTATTCCCTTTTCTCGAGCGAGCCGTTTCCATCGAAAGGTGGCAGCGCGCGTCGCTTTTAAGAGGTTGCGCTTCAACACGGCACTCGACGCTCGCGCATTCACTGGAGGCCCGACCGGGAATCGAACCCGGGTGCGAGGATTTGCAGTCCTCTACGTCACCACTCCGCCATCGGGCCCCGATTGCGTGAAGGCGGCGCAAATGCTTCGTTTTTGTGCTGCGGTCAACCGCCGTTGTCGCTTGCGGCGGAATAATCCTGTCAGGCCAGGATCGTGGCGCTTGCGGTCGGTGCGATCGGGGGCGGACCGGCGTGGTGAGCGCCGTTTCGTGACTCGCGCGCGAATGTGTCTTTGCTTAAGGTTAAGTATAACGACGGGAATGGCTTGGGGGCAGGCGCTTGAAGACGGACAGGATTGCGGGCGGCACGAATACGGCGGGCGTCGATGACGCGGTGTTTGCGATGCCGGCGGGTATGGCGATCCGGTATGACCGACCCGCCGCCGCGCTCGCCGATTACATTACCGGCTATCACGTCTATCGATCCGATACGGGTGGGGAAGGGCAGGTGGACTGGTTCCTGCCGGCAACCGCCAACGTCCGGATCGCGATCGATGCAGGGCCGATCGCGGTCTCGATCGGTCGGCGGACCTATGATCCACTGCCATCGGCAAGCCTGTTCGGACCGACCAACCAGGCGCTGAAGGCCGTGACGCACGGGGGCGTGATGATCGGCTTCGGGATCAGCGCGCTGGGGTGGGCGCGGTTGTTTCGGCGATCGGCCGCCGACTTCCGCAACCGTATCGTCCCGTTGGAGGACGTGCTGGGCAAGGCCTTCACGCGCGACGTGGTAGCCGCGTTGCAGGGTGCGCCGGACGACGCCGCGGTGGCGCCGATCCTTGATGCGCTGCTGCTCGCTCGGCTGGGGAGGTCGCATGCCGATGCGCCGCAGATCCGACAGTTGATGGAGATACTCGCGACCGACGGCCCGACCGACATCACGTCCGTCGCCGCACAGCTCGAGATGCCGACGCATGCGTTGCGGCGACTGGCGGTCCGCCATTTCGGCTTTCCGCCCAAGATGCTGTTGTTGCGCGCGCGGTTCCTACGCTCGTTCGTCCGATTGATGACCGACGGCGGCGGCGCGGACTATACGCGGATCGACCGATCCTATTTCGATGCGTCGCATTTCCTGCGCGATTCGGCGACCTTCCTCGGGATGACCCCGCGACGGTTCATGGCGCTGACCAAGCCGTTTCTGGACGCAAGCCTCAGGGCGCGGAATGCGGTGCTGGGTTCGCCGACACAGGTGCTGCACGACATCGAGACGGCACCGGCCCGCGATGCGCAGCCATACGACTCGGCTCGTCCTACGCACCACCGGGTCATTTCGCAGGACGGTTCCGCGATAGGGTGCTAGGGACATGTACAGAGGTGTTGCCGGGATTTCTCGTGCGCCCTCGACGCCCCGTTCGCGGCATCTCGGTGTCACACGGGCGGGCGGGGCGTCTTCCGACGCTGGCGCGCGGCTTTGAATCGTGGCGAAATCCGACCAACCGATGCTTGGCGTTACCGCGCCCACGCGATAACAGACGCGGCATATCCGGCCACGCGATATCGGAACGATCCGAAACAAGTGTATTGCGTGGCTAAAACAGTTGTGCGACAGGATGCGCCATGACGACGACGACTCTCGATACTCCCTCGCTCGCAGCCGAGACCCATGACATCGGCGGGACCACCGTTTCCTCCGCGCCCGCGACGTTCGACGCGATGCGTCACGCGATGGTGGCGAGCCAGTTGCGCACCAATGCTGTGAACGACCCGCGCGTCGTCGCCGCGATGGCACGCGTGCCGCGCGAGGCGTTCATGCCCGCCGACGTTCGTGCACTCGCATATCGCGACGCGACGATCCCGCTGGGCCGCGGGCGATATGCCAATCTGCCGATGGCGACCGGCCGTTTGCTGACCGAAGCCTATCTGACGGCGACGGACCGCGTCCTGCTGATCGGCGCCGCAACGGGCTACACCGCCGGAGTGCTGTCCGAGATCGTCGGCTCGGTCGTGGCAGTCGAGAGCGATCCCGCCTTGCTCGCGATCGCGCGAGACGCACTCGCGGGGATCGGCAACGTCGAACTCGTCGAGGCACCGATGCAGGACGGCCACGCTGCCGGCGCGCCATATGATGCGCTGATCATCGATGGGGCGATCGAGACCGTGTCCGACGCCTTGATCGCACAGGTCAAGTCGGGCGGTCGTGTCACCGCCGGGATCGCCGAACGCGGGCTGACCCGGCTCGCTTCGGGACGCAAGACCGATGGCGGGTTCGCGCTAGCGGCGTTCGTCGATGTCGAATGCGTGGGCCTGCCCGGCTTCGACGCCCCCAAACCCTTCCGGTTCTGAGCAGAAAACAATGGCCCGCGCCGCATATTTCCGCAGTCTGCTCCTGAGTGTTGCGCTGACGTATAGCGCTGCACCACTCCATGCGGAAACGTTGCGAGAGGCGCTGGTCAAGGCATACAACACCAACCCCACGATCACCGCGCAGCGCGCTACCCTGCGCGCCACCGACGAAAACGTGCCGATCGCCCGCGCTTCGGGACTGCCGTCGGCGAACGCGACCGGGGATCTCACCGAGTTCCTCGTCACGGGGCAGAACAATTTCGTCGCGCCGCCGCGTCAGGCCGTGGCACGGGCGAACGTGTCGGTCCCCTTGTACCTGGGCGGGCAAGTCCGCAATTCGGTTGCGGCAGCGAAAACCCGCGTCGAGGCAGGCCGCGCGACACTGCGTGGTACCGAAGCCGATCTGTTCACGAACGTCGTCGCGGCGTACATGGACGTGATCCGCGACGAGGCGATCGTCGGGTTGAACACGCAGAACGTGCGCGTTCTCGACGTCAATCTCCAGGCCAGCCGCGACCGCTTCCAGGTCGGCGACCTGACCCGCACCGACGTCGCCCAGTCCGAGGCGCGTCTCGCCCTCGCGCGTGCACAGCTCCAGTCCGCACAGGCCAATCTGATCTCGAGCCGCGAAAGCTATATCCAGTTCGTCGGCACGCCACCCGGCACGCTCGATACACCGCCGACGCTGCCGCATCTGCCCGATAGCCCGGCCTCGGCCGTGACCGTCGCCATCGACAACAATCCGGTGCTGATCGCGGCGGCCAGAGAGCGGGATGCGAGCCGCTACGACGTCGGTGTCGCCCGCGCGAGCCGGCTGCCACAGATCAGTGCGGTCGGTGGCGCCAGCTATACCAATTATCTCGGCTCGATTGCGTCTTCGCCCAGCGGCACCAGCACCATCCCCAACGCCAACAAGGCCGTGCAGGCCGGACTGTCGCTGACACTGCCGCTGTTCCAGGGCGGGCGCCCCGCCGCGCAGGTTCGCCAAGCCGAGGCGTTCCAGTCGCGCGCGATCGAGAACGTCACCGCGACCGAGCGCAACGTGATCGCGCAGGCGCGCTCCGCCTATGCCGTCTGGCGCTCGTCGGAGCAGGTGATCCAGTCGTCGGAAACCGCGGTCAACGCCAACAAGCTGAGCCTCGAGGGTGTCCGCGCCGAGAACAGCGTCGGCACGCGCACGATCCTCGACATCCTCAATGCCGAGCAGGAATTGCTCAATAGCCAGGTGACTCTCGTGACCGCGCGCCGCGACGCGTATGTCGCCGGGTTCGCGTTGCTGGCCGCGATGGGCCAGGCCGAGGCGCGCGACCTGGGGCTCGACGGCGGCGTGCTGTATGACCCGGTGGCCAACTATAATCGCGTCCGACGGAAGATCTGGGATTTCGGCGGCGACGGAGAACCCGTGCCAGTCGCCACCCGTACCGCGCAGACGCCTGCACAGAACGCCACGGTTCAGGCGCAGTACGACCCGTTGCTCGATACGCCGGTTGACAGGAACCCCGCCTTGACGACAGGTAAGGACGCGCCGAGCCGCCAATAGGGGCGCGCGGGGCTACGGGGTTTGGGATGGTCCGGATGGGGGATGTCAACGGCGAGCCGTCGATGGAGGAAATCCTCTCGTCGATCAAACGCATCATCGCGGAAGAGGGCGATACGCCCGGCCGGTCGCGCCGACCTGCGCGCGCGACGACGGCACCGGTCGACCTCGATCCCGCCTATTTTGACGGCGACCACGACGATGACGAGATTCTCGAACTGAGCGACCCCATGCCCGATCGTACGCCGCGCCCGCCCAAGTCCCCGGTGATCGGCGCCGGCGATACCCCGGCGGAGCCGCGCCATGCCGCCCCGCAAACCGTCGCGCCGAAGGCCGTGCCGAGCGCCAAGCCACAGCCGGCCACCGATGGCACGGCCGAGCCGATCGTCTCACGCCAGACCGCGGCTGCAACGCGCGCGCCGCTTGAGGCGTTGACGCGGATGATGGTGAAACCCGAAACCGGCAATGACGGCACGCTCGAGGGACTGGTGCGCGAAATGCTGCGCCCGATGCTGCGCGAATGGATCGACGCGAACCTCCCCAACATGGTCGAGGACATGGTCTCGCGTGAGATCGCCAAGATCATGAACCAGCAGCCTTAAAGCTCTCGGTTCCCGGGCGCGGACGCGAGGCTGGTTTCCTCGCGCCACGCTCGCTAAGGCTCGCGCATGAGCGAGCTTCCCAAAACCTTCGACCCTGCCTCCATCGAATCGCGCTGGTACGCGCATTGGGAGGCCAGCGGCCAGTTCCGCCCCGACCGCCCGAACGCCGAGCCCTGGACGATCGTCAACCCGCCGCCCAACGTCACGGGCAGCCTGCACATCGGCCATGCGCTCGACAACACCTTGCAGGATATCCTCACGCGCCACGCGCGCCTGAAGGGCAAGGATGCGCTCTGGGTGGTCGGCACCGATCACGCGGGCATCGCCACGCAGATGGTGGTCGAGCGCCAGATGGGCGCGCTGACCCCGCCGCAGAAGCGCACCGACCTGACGCGCGAAGAATTCGTCGCGAAGGTCTGGGCGTGGAAGGAAGAGAGCGGCGGCGAGATCACGCAGCAGCTCCGCCGGCTCGGCTGCTCGATGGACTGGGCGAACGAGCGCTTCACGATGGACGAGGGCTTTTCGAAGGCCGTCCTCAAAGTGTTCGTCGACCTCCACAAGCAGGGGCTCCTGTACCGCGACAAGCGGCTGGTGAACTGGGATCCGGGTCTCGGCACCGCGATCAGCGACCTCGAAGTCGAGACGCGCGAGATCAAGGGCAGCTTCTGGCACCTGCGCTATCCGCTGGCCGACGGTTCGGGTTTCATCGAGGTCGCGACGACGCGGCCCGAGACGATGCTCGCCGACATGGCGGTCGCGGTGAACGCTGCGGACGAACGCTACACGCACCTGATCGGCAAGCAGGTGAAGCTGCCGATCACCGGCCGGCTGATCCCGATCATCGCCGACGACCATGCCGATCCAGAGTTGGGATCCGGCGCTGTCAAAATCACGCCGGGGCATGACTTCAACGATTTCGAGGTCGGCAAGCGCGCCGGCATGGCCGCGGGCAGCATGCTCAACATGCTCGATGCGAAGGCGCGCGTCGTGCAGGTTGCGGACGGGCTGATCCCCGACGCGTTCCTCGGCCTCACGACCGCCGAAGCGCGCAAGGCGGTGGTCGCGCAGTTGAAGGCGGACGGCGTCCTGATCCCGCACCTCGACAAGGAGGGTGTCGAACACGACGCCGAACCCCGCACGATCCAGACGCCGTACGGCGATCGCTCGGGCGTGGTGATCGAGCCGTGGCTGACCGACCAATGGTATGTCGACGCCAAGACGCTCGCCCAGCCCGCTATCGAGGCGGTGCGGACCGGTGCGATCGATATCGTACCGAAGACGTGGGAGAAGACGTTCTTCAACTGGATGGAGAACATCCAGCCTTGGTGCGTCTCGCGGCAGCTGTGGTGGGGGCACCGGATTCCTGCGTGGTTCGGCTTCTCGAAGGAATGGCTGGAGCGCAATGCCGACAAGACATATGCTGAGATGGGCGCCGACGTGCTCAAAGGAGCATCGTCGGATCAGGTGATCTTCGTCGCCGAAACCGAAGCCGAAGTCGCTCAACAGGCCGAGGAATACTACGGCTCCGACTATCAGATCGTCTTTTCTGAACTGGAAGGCGAAAGGGTCACGCTCGCGGGCAACCGGCCCGCCATATTCCTTAGCCGAGATAGTGACGTGCTCGACACGTGGTTTTCCAGCGCCTTGTGGCCCTTCGCCACGCTCGGCTGGGACGGCACAGAATCCCCCTCCCGCTTGCGGGAGGGGCTAGGGGAGGGCATGTCCACACAAGACACCCCGTCTGCGACAAGCCCTCCCCCAACCCCTCCCGCAAGCGGGAGGGGAGCTTTGGGCGGCCGCTACCCGAACGACGTCCTCATCTCCGGCTTCGACATCCTGTTCTTCTGGAACGCGCGGATGATGATGCAGGGGCTGCACTTCATGAAGGACGTGCCGTTCCGCACGCTCTACCTCCACGGCCTCGTCCGCGCCGCCGATGGCGCCAAGATGTCGAAGTCGAAGGGCAATGTCGTCAACCCGCTCGGCCTGATCGACAAATACGGCGCCGACGCGCTGCGCTTCTTCATGGCAGCGATGGAGAGCCAGGGCCGCGACATCAAGATGGATGAGAAGCGCGTCGAGGGCTATCGCAACTTCGCTACCAAGCTGTGGAACGCAGCCCGGTTCGCGCAGGCCAACGGCATCGTCGCGAGCACGACGCTGGAGGCGCCCCGCGCGGAGCTCGCGGTCAACAAGTGGATCATCGCCGAGACGATCGCGACGGTCCAGCAGGTCGATCTGGCGCTCGCCGACTACCGCTTCGACGGCGCCGCCAACGCGATCTACCAGTTCGCGTGGAGCCGCTTCTGCGACTGGTATCTCGAACTGATCAAGCCGCAGGTGGTAGACGACGTGCGCGGCCAGATCGACGACGAATCGAAGGCCGTCGCGGGCTGGGTGCTCGACCAGATCCTGGTCCTGCTCCACCCGTTCATGCCGTTCATCACCGAGGAATTGTGGCACGCGATGGGCCCGCGCGATCATGACCTGATTGTCGCGCAATGGCCGATGGCGGATGCGCGGTCGCTCGATCCCGAGGCGAGCAAGGAGGTCGACTGGCTGATCCGGCTGGTGAGTGAAGTTCGAACCGTGCGGACAGAATTGAACGTACCACCTGGTGCTCGATTGCCTTTTGCAGTCACTGATGCGTCTCCAGAGACGGACGCAAGGTTGGGAAGGCATGCCGCAACATTAGCACGGCTAGCTCGAATCGAGCGCGGCGTTGCCATCGGAGGTGAGGCGCAGGTTGTCGTCGACGAGGCGACCTATGTATTGGCACTTGGCAGTGTCATCGACCTTGACGCCGAACGCGCGCGCCTGACCAAGGCGATCGCCGCGGCGGAGAAGGAGCGCGACGCGCTGTCGGGCCGGCTCGGCAATGCGAGCTTCGTCGAACGCGCCAAGCCTGAAGCGGTCGAGAAGGCCAAGGCCGACCACGCCGACAAGGCCGCCGAAGCCGCGCGGTTGCAGGCCGCGCTGGGGCGATTGGGCTGACCTGCTCCCCTCCCGCCTGCGGGAGGGGTCGGGGGAGGGGCGTGCCTCAAAAGCCGGACGCCGGTACGTACGTCGTGCCCTCCCCTGACCCCTCCCGCAAGCGGGAGGGGAAGGCGTGGTTGGAAGCCTTTGCGCTCTAACAACTCCCCCCGGCGAAGGCCGGGGCCCCCTTTTTTCAACGTCGCTCGCTGCGCTGGCGCTCCATTACGGGGACCTTTCCAGTTGGGCCCCGGCCTTCGCCGGGGGGGCGGACCTACCGGCTTGTCCCGGCGTTCATTCCGCGGCTAGGCTGGGGCCCCGAGAGGGCGCCCGATCGTCCGCCAATCGATACCGAAAAACCGGCTTGACGGAGTGAGTGTGTGAGCGACCTGCAATCCGATGTCCGGCCGGGTAAGCCACCTCCCGGTGGCAGATCCGGCCCCAAACCCGGCCAACGCGATCTTACCGCCGGGCATATCGGCCGCACCCTGCTCGCCTTCGCTCTCCCGACACTAGGCTCTAACATCCTGCAATCGCTCAACGGCTCGATCAACGCGATCTGGGTCGGGCGCTATCTTGGCGAAGGCGCGCTCGCCGCGACGTCCAACGCGAACATCATCATGTTCCTGACGTTCGGCGCGGTGTTCGGGTTCGGGATGGCGGCGACGATCCTCGTCGGCCAGAGCTTCGGCCGCCACGACATCGACGGCGCGCGCCGCGCGTTCGGCTCGGCGGTCGGGCTGGTGCTCGGCGGGGCGATCGTCATCGCTGCGCTCGGCTGGGTGTTCGCGCCCGAGATCCTGCACCTGCTCGCGACCCCCGGCGACGCGATGCCGCTCGCGCTCGCCTATCTGCGCGTGATCTTTCTAGGGCTGCCCGCGTCGATGATGATGGTGCTGCTGATGATGGGCCTGCGCGGCACCGGCGATTCGATGACGCCGCTCTGGTTCATGTTGCTCAGCGCGATTCTCGACAGCGGGTTCAACCCGTTGCTGATCGCCGGGATCGGCCCGTTCCCGCAGCTGGGGATCGCCGGGTCGGCGATGGCGACGCTGATCGCCAGCCATGTCTCGCT from Sphingomonas sp. HMP9 encodes:
- a CDS encoding protein-L-isoaspartate O-methyltransferase family protein, whose protein sequence is MRHAMVASQLRTNAVNDPRVVAAMARVPREAFMPADVRALAYRDATIPLGRGRYANLPMATGRLLTEAYLTATDRVLLIGAATGYTAGVLSEIVGSVVAVESDPALLAIARDALAGIGNVELVEAPMQDGHAAGAPYDALIIDGAIETVSDALIAQVKSGGRVTAGIAERGLTRLASGRKTDGGFALAAFVDVECVGLPGFDAPKPFRF
- a CDS encoding DUF2497 domain-containing protein, encoding MGDVNGEPSMEEILSSIKRIIAEEGDTPGRSRRPARATTAPVDLDPAYFDGDHDDDEILELSDPMPDRTPRPPKSPVIGAGDTPAEPRHAAPQTVAPKAVPSAKPQPATDGTAEPIVSRQTAAATRAPLEALTRMMVKPETGNDGTLEGLVREMLRPMLREWIDANLPNMVEDMVSREIAKIMNQQP
- a CDS encoding helix-turn-helix domain-containing protein — translated: MKTDRIAGGTNTAGVDDAVFAMPAGMAIRYDRPAAALADYITGYHVYRSDTGGEGQVDWFLPATANVRIAIDAGPIAVSIGRRTYDPLPSASLFGPTNQALKAVTHGGVMIGFGISALGWARLFRRSAADFRNRIVPLEDVLGKAFTRDVVAALQGAPDDAAVAPILDALLLARLGRSHADAPQIRQLMEILATDGPTDITSVAAQLEMPTHALRRLAVRHFGFPPKMLLLRARFLRSFVRLMTDGGGADYTRIDRSYFDASHFLRDSATFLGMTPRRFMALTKPFLDASLRARNAVLGSPTQVLHDIETAPARDAQPYDSARPTHHRVISQDGSAIGC
- a CDS encoding Flp family type IVb pilin, whose translation is MTTIRKFFKDSKGATAIEYGLIAALIAVAAIAAMQGLGTSLNKTFTNVSGKLNSSVAS
- a CDS encoding (deoxy)nucleoside triphosphate pyrophosphohydrolase, translating into MTNDLAKATSAPAPTAAAHLLPVVAAALVDIEGRVLLQQRPEGKSLAGLWEFPGGKVEPGETPEAALIRELEEELAIAVPHACLAPAAFASAPLGDRHLLLLLYITRKWSGVPRAIEATALRWVRPADMHALPMPPADPPLIGLLDALI
- a CDS encoding valine--tRNA ligase, which produces MSELPKTFDPASIESRWYAHWEASGQFRPDRPNAEPWTIVNPPPNVTGSLHIGHALDNTLQDILTRHARLKGKDALWVVGTDHAGIATQMVVERQMGALTPPQKRTDLTREEFVAKVWAWKEESGGEITQQLRRLGCSMDWANERFTMDEGFSKAVLKVFVDLHKQGLLYRDKRLVNWDPGLGTAISDLEVETREIKGSFWHLRYPLADGSGFIEVATTRPETMLADMAVAVNAADERYTHLIGKQVKLPITGRLIPIIADDHADPELGSGAVKITPGHDFNDFEVGKRAGMAAGSMLNMLDAKARVVQVADGLIPDAFLGLTTAEARKAVVAQLKADGVLIPHLDKEGVEHDAEPRTIQTPYGDRSGVVIEPWLTDQWYVDAKTLAQPAIEAVRTGAIDIVPKTWEKTFFNWMENIQPWCVSRQLWWGHRIPAWFGFSKEWLERNADKTYAEMGADVLKGASSDQVIFVAETEAEVAQQAEEYYGSDYQIVFSELEGERVTLAGNRPAIFLSRDSDVLDTWFSSALWPFATLGWDGTESPSRLREGLGEGMSTQDTPSATSPPPTPPASGRGALGGRYPNDVLISGFDILFFWNARMMMQGLHFMKDVPFRTLYLHGLVRAADGAKMSKSKGNVVNPLGLIDKYGADALRFFMAAMESQGRDIKMDEKRVEGYRNFATKLWNAARFAQANGIVASTTLEAPRAELAVNKWIIAETIATVQQVDLALADYRFDGAANAIYQFAWSRFCDWYLELIKPQVVDDVRGQIDDESKAVAGWVLDQILVLLHPFMPFITEELWHAMGPRDHDLIVAQWPMADARSLDPEASKEVDWLIRLVSEVRTVRTELNVPPGARLPFAVTDASPETDARLGRHAATLARLARIERGVAIGGEAQVVVDEATYVLALGSVIDLDAERARLTKAIAAAEKERDALSGRLGNASFVERAKPEAVEKAKADHADKAAEAARLQAALGRLG
- a CDS encoding TolC family outer membrane protein; the protein is MARAAYFRSLLLSVALTYSAAPLHAETLREALVKAYNTNPTITAQRATLRATDENVPIARASGLPSANATGDLTEFLVTGQNNFVAPPRQAVARANVSVPLYLGGQVRNSVAAAKTRVEAGRATLRGTEADLFTNVVAAYMDVIRDEAIVGLNTQNVRVLDVNLQASRDRFQVGDLTRTDVAQSEARLALARAQLQSAQANLISSRESYIQFVGTPPGTLDTPPTLPHLPDSPASAVTVAIDNNPVLIAAARERDASRYDVGVARASRLPQISAVGGASYTNYLGSIASSPSGTSTIPNANKAVQAGLSLTLPLFQGGRPAAQVRQAEAFQSRAIENVTATERNVIAQARSAYAVWRSSEQVIQSSETAVNANKLSLEGVRAENSVGTRTILDILNAEQELLNSQVTLVTARRDAYVAGFALLAAMGQAEARDLGLDGGVLYDPVANYNRVRRKIWDFGGDGEPVPVATRTAQTPAQNATVQAQYDPLLDTPVDRNPALTTGKDAPSRQ
- a CDS encoding Flp family type IVb pilin, whose translation is MDFISPATTPVIRTIARAVRDRKGATAVEYGMIVAFVVIAMIVGLATLGRATTGLWTSIETKVTAAR
- a CDS encoding acetyl-CoA carboxylase carboxyltransferase subunit alpha; amino-acid sequence: MPSFLDFEKPIAELQGRIDELRDTAAEGSVDLAADIARLQAKSDKLLKDTFARLTPWQKAQVARHPERPHFKDYVAALFDEFVPLAGDRAFGDDQAILGGFATFRGRKIMVLGHEKGDDTASRLRHNFGMGKPEGYRKAIRLVELADRFGLPIVTLVDTSGAFPGIQAEERGQAEAIARSTEACLNAGVPIVSAIVGEGGSGGAVALAAGNRVLMFEHAIYSVISPEGCASILWRTADKAPEAAEAMRITAQDLKAFGVIDDIVPEPLGGAHRDRTAAIDALGSALTSALNDLATLAPVELRKDRQAKFLKMGRL